Proteins from a genomic interval of Streptococcus sp. D7B5:
- a CDS encoding ABC transporter ATP-binding protein, with protein sequence MKKPIIEFKNVSKVFEDSNTKVLKDINFELEEGKFYTLLGASGSGKSTILNIIAGLLDATTGDILLDGVRINDIPTNKRDVHTVFQSYALFPHMNVFENVAFPLRLRKIDKKEIEQRVAEVLKMVQLEGYEKRSIRKLSGGQRQRVAIARAIINQPRVVLLDEPLSALDLKLRTDMQYELRELQQRLGITFVFVTHDQEEALAMSDWIFVMNDGEIVQSGTPVDIYDEPINHFVATFIGESNILPGTMIEDYLVEFNGKRFEAVDGGMKPNEPVEIVIRPEDLRITLPEEGKLQVKVDTQLFRGVHYEIIAYDELGNEWMIHSTRKAIVGEEIGLDFEPEDIHIMRLNETEEEFDARIEEYVEIEEQEAGLINAIEEERDEENNL encoded by the coding sequence TTGAAAAAACCAATTATTGAATTCAAAAACGTCTCTAAAGTTTTTGAAGACAGCAACACCAAGGTTCTCAAAGACATTAACTTTGAGTTGGAAGAAGGGAAATTTTACACTCTTTTGGGCGCATCTGGTTCAGGAAAATCAACCATCCTGAACATCATTGCAGGTTTACTGGATGCGACGACAGGGGATATTTTACTGGATGGGGTGCGGATCAACGATATCCCAACTAATAAACGAGATGTCCATACGGTCTTCCAATCCTATGCCTTGTTTCCACATATGAATGTGTTTGAAAATGTTGCCTTTCCACTCCGCTTGCGTAAAATCGACAAGAAAGAAATCGAACAACGCGTAGCGGAAGTTCTCAAGATGGTTCAGTTGGAAGGTTACGAGAAGCGTTCCATTCGTAAACTCTCTGGAGGACAACGTCAGCGTGTGGCCATTGCCCGTGCCATCATCAACCAACCCCGTGTGGTTTTGTTGGATGAGCCCTTGTCAGCGCTGGACTTGAAATTGCGAACAGACATGCAGTATGAACTGCGTGAACTGCAACAACGATTGGGGATTACCTTTGTCTTTGTCACTCACGATCAGGAAGAAGCTCTCGCCATGAGTGACTGGATTTTCGTTATGAATGATGGTGAGATTGTTCAGTCTGGAACACCAGTGGACATCTACGATGAGCCAATCAACCACTTTGTTGCCACCTTTATCGGCGAGTCCAACATCTTGCCTGGTACTATGATTGAGGACTACTTGGTCGAGTTTAACGGCAAACGCTTTGAAGCGGTCGACGGGGGGATGAAGCCAAATGAGCCTGTCGAGATTGTCATTCGTCCAGAGGATTTGCGCATTACCCTACCTGAAGAAGGCAAGCTCCAAGTTAAAGTTGATACCCAGCTTTTCCGTGGGGTTCATTACGAGATTATCGCCTATGACGAGCTTGGAAATGAATGGATGATCCACTCGACTCGTAAGGCCATTGTGGGTGAGGAAATTGGTCTGGACTTTGAACCAGAAGATATCCACATCATGCGTCTCAACGAAACTGAAGAAGAGTTCGATGCTCGTATCGAAGAGTACGTAGAAATCGAAGAGCAAGAAGCAGGTCTGATTAACGCGATCGAGGAGGAAAGAGATGAAGAAAACAACCTCTAA
- the murB gene encoding UDP-N-acetylmuramate dehydrogenase, whose protein sequence is MSVKEKMLEILEGIDIRFKEPLKTYTYTKVGGRADYLVLPRNRYEMARVVQFANQENIPWMVLGNASNIIVREGGIRGFVILCDKLNNVSVDGYTIEAEAGANLIETTRIALRHSLTGFEFACGIPGSIGGAVFMNAGAYGGEIAHILQSCQVLTKEGEIETLSVKDLAFGYRHSAIQDSGAVVLSAKFALSPGNHQVIKQEMDRLTHLRELKQPLEYPSCGSVFKRPVGHFAGQLISEAGLKGYRIGGVEVSEKHAGFMINVADGTAKDYEDLIQSVIEKVKEHSGVTLEREVRILGEKE, encoded by the coding sequence ATGTCAGTAAAAGAAAAAATGCTTGAAATCCTAGAAGGAATCGATATTCGTTTTAAGGAACCCTTGAAGACCTATACCTATACAAAGGTAGGAGGTCGAGCGGATTATCTTGTTTTGCCACGCAATCGCTATGAGATGGCCCGTGTCGTTCAATTTGCCAATCAAGAGAATATTCCCTGGATGGTGCTAGGAAATGCTAGTAATATCATCGTTCGTGAAGGTGGAATCCGTGGTTTTGTCATCTTGTGTGATAAGCTTAATAACGTTTCGGTTGATGGCTATACCATCGAAGCAGAAGCAGGAGCGAACTTGATCGAAACAACACGAATTGCTCTTCGTCATAGTTTGACTGGTTTCGAGTTTGCTTGTGGGATTCCTGGAAGCATCGGTGGAGCTGTCTTTATGAATGCGGGTGCCTATGGAGGAGAGATTGCTCATATCTTGCAGTCTTGTCAAGTTTTGACCAAGGAAGGGGAAATCGAGACCTTGTCAGTCAAGGACTTGGCTTTTGGTTACCGCCATTCAGCTATTCAGGATTCTGGGGCTGTTGTTTTGTCAGCTAAATTTGCCCTATCTCCAGGGAATCATCAGGTTATCAAGCAAGAAATGGACCGCTTGACGCACCTACGTGAACTCAAACAACCATTAGAATACCCGTCTTGTGGTTCAGTCTTTAAGCGTCCAGTTGGGCATTTTGCAGGTCAGTTGATTTCAGAGGCTGGCTTGAAAGGCTATCGTATCGGTGGTGTGGAAGTATCTGAAAAACACGCAGGTTTCATGATCAATGTTGCTGACGGAACGGCCAAAGACTACGAGGACTTGATCCAATCTGTTATTGAAAAAGTCAAGGAACACTCAGGTGTCACTCTTGAAAGAGAAGTCCGAATCTTGGGCGAGAAGGAATAA
- a CDS encoding YhfC family glutamic-type intramembrane protease, with protein MTVHIILTMIALVLILVSGTWYAKKRFKISLAVMGLGAIAFFVSSQVLEKMVHLLILHPQKDGTIPLMQEQPFLYVLYGIAMAALFEETARLIFFKWLEKKRKLEDRDALAYGLGHGGLEMLYLGMGSLISLLILFSLIQSSNTDVANLLPKSTLETVQSLSVWQVYLLGVERVLALVLQIGLSIWVYQSVRQKKWIYLLAAYGLHALFDLAPALSQVGWIANPLLVEFILLVELLAFIWLTKSTFWKKS; from the coding sequence ATGACAGTACATATTATCCTTACCATGATCGCTTTGGTTCTCATTCTAGTAAGTGGGACTTGGTATGCCAAAAAACGGTTTAAAATCTCTCTTGCAGTGATGGGCTTGGGGGCAATCGCATTTTTTGTTTCTTCTCAAGTGTTAGAGAAGATGGTTCACCTTCTGATACTCCATCCGCAAAAAGATGGAACCATTCCGCTTATGCAGGAGCAGCCTTTCTTATACGTCCTTTATGGGATCGCTATGGCAGCCCTCTTTGAAGAGACGGCTCGTCTTATCTTTTTTAAATGGTTGGAGAAAAAGAGAAAGCTAGAAGATCGAGATGCTTTGGCCTATGGTTTGGGACATGGGGGCTTGGAGATGCTCTATCTCGGAATGGGAAGCTTGATCAGTCTTTTGATTCTCTTTTCACTCATCCAGTCTTCAAATACTGATGTAGCCAATCTTCTTCCAAAGTCTACACTCGAAACGGTTCAGTCTCTTTCTGTATGGCAGGTTTATTTACTAGGAGTTGAACGTGTGCTTGCTCTGGTTCTACAAATTGGTCTTTCCATCTGGGTATATCAAAGTGTCCGTCAAAAGAAATGGATCTACCTCCTTGCTGCCTATGGTTTGCATGCCTTGTTTGACTTGGCTCCAGCCTTATCTCAAGTGGGATGGATTGCAAATCCGCTTCTAGTTGAGTTTATTCTTCTCGTAGAACTTCTAGCCTTTATCTGGCTAACCAAATCTACATTTTGGAAAAAATCATAA
- the budA gene encoding acetolactate decarboxylase yields MDRKVQEPVKLFQYNTLGALMAGLYGGTMTVGELLEHGDLGLGTLDSIDGELIVLDGKAYQAKGSGQTPEIVEVAADALIPYAAVVPHQAEVIFRQRFEMTDKELEKRIESYYDGENLFRSIKIHGEFSQMHVRMIPKSTPDTKFADVATHQPEYSRENVSGTIVGFWTPEIFHGVSVAGYHLHFISDDLTFGGHVMDFVIKEGMIEVGAVDQLDQRFPVQDRQYLFAKFNVDEMKKDIDKSE; encoded by the coding sequence ATGGATAGAAAAGTGCAGGAACCGGTTAAATTATTTCAATACAATACTCTAGGTGCCCTAATGGCAGGTCTCTATGGCGGAACCATGACAGTGGGAGAATTGCTAGAACATGGTGATCTTGGTTTGGGAACCCTTGATTCGATTGATGGGGAGTTGATTGTCCTTGATGGCAAGGCTTATCAAGCCAAGGGGTCTGGTCAAACACCTGAAATCGTTGAAGTGGCAGCGGATGCCCTTATTCCCTATGCAGCAGTGGTTCCTCATCAGGCAGAAGTGATTTTTCGTCAGCGCTTTGAGATGACGGATAAGGAATTGGAAAAACGAATTGAGTCCTACTATGATGGGGAAAATCTTTTTCGTTCCATCAAGATTCATGGCGAATTTTCACAAATGCACGTGCGGATGATTCCTAAATCCACACCTGATACCAAGTTTGCTGATGTAGCGACTCACCAACCTGAATATAGCCGTGAAAATGTATCGGGAACCATTGTTGGATTTTGGACACCGGAGATTTTCCATGGGGTGAGTGTTGCAGGCTACCATTTGCATTTTATCTCAGATGATTTGACCTTTGGTGGGCATGTGATGGACTTTGTTATCAAAGAAGGAATGATTGAGGTTGGGGCAGTCGACCAGTTGGACCAACGTTTTCCAGTCCAAGATCGCCAGTATTTATTTGCCAAATTTAACGTTGACGAGATGAAGAAAGATATTGATAAGTCAGAATAG
- a CDS encoding PLP-dependent aminotransferase family protein has translation MKKESKYQAVVSFLKKGIESGKFPTGSRLPSIRQLSQDFHCSKDTIQRALLELRHEQYLYAKPQSGYYVLEQGQHQDLEIEVTDEHASAYDDFRLCINETLIGRENYLFNYYDNQEGLEELRQSVHQLLFDQALYCKPDQLVLTSGTQQALFILSQINFPSEGAEILVEQPTYHRMNRLLVAQGLAYQTIERRIDGIDLDELEEQFKSGKIKFFYTIPRFHYPLGHSYSDQEKRAILDLANQYGVYIVEDDYLGDLDPKKGQTFHYLDTENRVIYIKSFSTSLFPALRITALILPNALKEAFVSYKNILDYDSNLIMQKALSLYIDSQLFEKNRLARLTLQENYQAQIKKVLEENTCSLPHYPLHDGLLLDLRHYPKIASLKHSSLKLDFFEKAYLDACPYQFAKVTLENLEELLEYIKAELD, from the coding sequence ATGAAGAAAGAAAGTAAATACCAAGCAGTCGTTTCCTTTCTAAAAAAGGGGATCGAATCAGGAAAATTCCCAACTGGTAGCCGGCTTCCCTCTATCCGACAATTGAGCCAAGACTTCCACTGTAGCAAGGACACTATCCAACGAGCCCTACTAGAATTGCGCCATGAACAATACCTCTATGCCAAACCCCAAAGTGGCTACTATGTTCTAGAACAGGGACAGCACCAAGACTTGGAAATCGAAGTCACTGACGAACACGCCAGTGCTTATGACGATTTCAGACTCTGCATCAATGAAACACTGATTGGAAGAGAAAACTACCTCTTCAACTACTATGACAACCAAGAAGGCCTTGAGGAACTGAGACAATCTGTCCATCAACTCCTCTTTGACCAAGCCCTCTACTGCAAACCCGACCAACTGGTTCTAACATCTGGCACCCAGCAAGCTCTCTTTATCCTTTCTCAGATTAACTTTCCGAGCGAGGGAGCTGAGATTTTGGTTGAACAGCCGACTTACCACCGGATGAACCGCCTCTTGGTCGCTCAGGGATTAGCCTACCAGACCATTGAACGCCGAATCGATGGGATTGACCTTGACGAACTAGAAGAACAGTTCAAATCTGGGAAAATCAAGTTTTTCTATACCATTCCTCGCTTCCACTATCCCCTAGGTCATTCCTATTCTGATCAGGAAAAAAGAGCCATTCTGGATCTAGCAAATCAGTATGGTGTATATATCGTAGAGGATGACTATCTAGGAGATTTAGACCCTAAAAAAGGGCAAACCTTCCACTATCTGGATACTGAGAATCGGGTCATTTATATCAAATCCTTCTCAACAAGTCTCTTTCCAGCCCTTCGTATTACCGCTCTCATTCTCCCAAATGCCCTAAAAGAGGCCTTTGTTTCCTACAAAAATATCCTGGACTATGACAGCAATCTCATCATGCAAAAGGCTCTTTCTCTTTATATCGATAGCCAGTTATTTGAAAAAAATCGTCTAGCTCGATTGACCCTTCAAGAGAACTATCAGGCTCAGATAAAGAAAGTGCTTGAAGAAAACACCTGTTCCTTACCCCACTATCCTCTACATGATGGCCTTCTCCTTGATTTGAGACACTATCCTAAGATTGCCAGTTTGAAACACAGCTCACTCAAATTAGACTTTTTTGAGAAGGCTTATTTGGACGCCTGTCCTTATCAGTTTGCCAAAGTCACTCTTGAAAATCTAGAAGAGCTATTAGAATACATAAAAGCAGAATTGGATTAA
- a CDS encoding ABC transporter substrate-binding protein — protein MKFKKWILVVCSMLASMILVACQSSTDSSQSAVDAIKQKGKLVVATSPDYAPFEFQALVDGKNQVVGADIDMAQAIADELGVKLEISSMSFDNVLTSLQTGKADLAIAGISATDERKEVFDFSIPYYENKMSFLVRKADLDKYKDLSSLASANIAAQKGTVPETMVKEQLPNAQLTSLTNMGEAVNELQAGKVDAVHMDEPVALSYAGKNSDLVVASVNLTMKDGEANAVAIKKNQSDLKSVVDKVIQKLKDDGTYQTYLEKAAKLTEVEQ, from the coding sequence ATGAAATTCAAGAAATGGATATTAGTTGTGTGTAGCATGCTAGCCAGCATGATTTTAGTAGCTTGTCAATCCAGTACGGATAGTTCCCAGTCTGCTGTGGATGCTATCAAACAAAAAGGGAAGCTAGTTGTTGCGACCAGCCCAGACTATGCGCCATTTGAATTCCAAGCCTTGGTTGATGGTAAAAACCAAGTGGTTGGTGCAGATATTGATATGGCTCAAGCGATTGCGGATGAACTTGGAGTTAAACTTGAAATCTCTAGTATGAGTTTTGACAATGTCTTGACCAGTCTTCAAACTGGAAAGGCTGACTTGGCTATTGCAGGAATTAGTGCCACTGATGAGAGAAAGGAAGTCTTTGATTTTTCAATTCCTTACTATGAAAACAAGATGAGTTTCTTGGTTAGAAAAGCCGATTTAGACAAGTACAAGGATCTTTCAAGTCTCGCAAGTGCCAATATCGCAGCTCAAAAGGGAACTGTTCCAGAAACCATGGTCAAGGAACAATTGCCAAATGCTCAATTGACATCCTTGACCAATATGGGTGAAGCAGTCAATGAATTGCAGGCTGGAAAAGTGGATGCTGTTCATATGGATGAACCAGTGGCTCTTAGTTACGCAGGTAAAAACTCAGACCTTGTTGTTGCATCTGTTAACTTGACGATGAAAGATGGCGAAGCCAATGCCGTAGCTATCAAGAAGAATCAATCAGACTTGAAATCAGTAGTCGATAAGGTTATCCAAAAACTGAAAGATGACGGAACCTATCAAACTTATCTTGAAAAAGCAGCGAAACTAACAGAAGTTGAACAATAA
- a CDS encoding NUDIX domain-containing protein gives MDYIQNIRKKVGKDKIILNFTCGILNQSGKILLQKRADKGTWGLPGGAIELGESALEALVREFYEETGIEVRAEKLLNVYTKYSDSYPNGDEAQVLTILYLVSSETFISTNSFSSDETLELGFFDHRDVQNIAIVNQQHQDMINDFFENKFPIDR, from the coding sequence ATGGACTACATACAGAATATAAGAAAAAAAGTTGGGAAAGATAAAATTATTTTAAATTTCACCTGTGGAATATTAAATCAATCAGGAAAAATATTATTACAAAAACGAGCAGATAAAGGAACGTGGGGATTACCAGGTGGTGCTATTGAATTAGGTGAATCGGCTTTAGAAGCTTTAGTGCGAGAGTTTTATGAAGAAACGGGAATCGAAGTGAGAGCGGAAAAACTCTTAAATGTTTATACTAAATATTCAGATAGTTATCCGAATGGTGATGAGGCTCAAGTTCTTACAATTTTGTATTTAGTTTCATCTGAAACTTTTATTTCTACAAATTCTTTTTCAAGTGATGAAACTTTAGAATTAGGATTTTTTGATCATAGGGACGTACAAAATATTGCAATTGTAAACCAGCAACATCAAGATATGATAAATGATTTTTTTGAAAATAAGTTCCCAATAGACAGATAA